A genomic stretch from Strongyloides ratti genome assembly S_ratti_ED321, chromosome : 1 includes:
- a CDS encoding Charged multivesicular body protein 1b, with the protein MGNEHSGVSALDNHLFNLRFAAKELVRNSKKCEKEEKDEKNKLVAALKKGQKEVAQVHAENAIRKKNEAINYLRMSARIDAVAARVQTAATQKRVTQSMSGVVKAMESAMKSMDLEKVQNLMDRFERDFENMDVTTATMDNAMSATSTLNVPQGDVDMLMKEASDQAGIELNMELPSGETGTIGTKVSTPAENDDLSQRLAALRQS; encoded by the coding sequence ATGGGTAATGAACATAGTGGAGTTTCAGCCTTAGATAATCATTTATTCAATCTTCGTTTTGCGGCAAAGGAACTTGTCcgaaattcaaaaaaatgtgAAAAGGAAGAGAAGGAtgaaaagaataaattagTGGCTGCTTTAAAAAAGGGTCAGAAGGAAGTTGCTCAAGTACATGCTGAAAATGCAATTAGAAAGAAAAATGAAgcaattaattatttaagaaTGTCAGCAAGAATTGATGCTGTGGCTGCTCGAGTACAAACTGCTGCTACACAAAAAAGAGTTACACAATCAATGTCTGGTGTTGTAAAAGCAATGGAATCAGCCATGAAAAGTATGGATTTAGAGAAGGTACAAAATTTAATGGATAGATTTGAGAgagattttgaaaatatgGATGTTACAACTGCAACAATGGATAATGCTATGAGTGCCACATCTACTCTTAATGTACCACAGGGTGATGTTGATATGTTAATGAAAGAAGCTAGTGATCAAGCTGGTATTGAATTAAATATGGAATTACCTTCTGGAGAGACAGGAACAATTGGAACAAAAGTTTCAACTCCTGCTGAAAATGATGATCTATCACAGAGATTAGCTGCTCTTAGACAATCATaa
- a CDS encoding HemK methyltransferase family member 2, protein MVSDNHTPTPLYSLGSSYTSSIYDPSNDTFLLMDVLEEHKNELISLKPLLVFEIGSGSGVVTAFIRKLLESEINFISLTSDVNFNACRCTQETCLMNHFVNKVDSVCCDILEPFLPRICNKIDLLIFNPPYVLTENEPRCEEELCFAGGPNGRHVLDKLLPRLKDVLTIGGRFYVIALKENNIEYLINFIDEGHLECSVVGNRIRGCENLFVLMYKRIF, encoded by the exons ATGGTTTCAGACAATCATACACCAACACCATTATATTCTCTTGGATCATCATACACATCATCAATATATGATCCATCAAATGatacttttcttttaatgGATGTGTTAGAAGaacataaaaatgaattgATATCTCTTAAGCCATTACTAGTCTTTGAAATAGGGAGTGGATCGGGTGTAGTAACAGcatttataagaaaattacTTGAATCagagataaattttatttcattaacgagtgatgtaaattttaatgcTTGCCGTTGTACACAAGAAACTTGTTTAATGAatcattttgtaaataaagtAGATTCTGTATGTTGTGATATATTAGAACCATTTTTACCAagaatttgtaataaaattgatctattaatttttaatccaCCATATGTTTTGACAGAAAATGAACCCAGATGCGAAGAG GAACTTTGTTTTGCAGGTGGACCAAATGGAAGACATGTGTTAGATAAGTTGTTACCAAGATTAAAAGATGTTTTGACTATAGGTGGGAGATTTTATGTTATTGcattaaaagaaaacaatATTGAATATTTGATTAACTTTATTGATGAAGGACATTTAGAATGTAGTGTTGTTGGAAATAGAATTAGAGGATgcgaaaatttatttgttttaatgtataagagaatattttaa
- a CDS encoding 39S ribosomal protein L2, mitochondrial, giving the protein MFASVRNNFKSIIFNPNTSKNFEIICKRTYPARGTKPLPQYLWDEEHLKKITNGEYTHKPLRVNRLGGRNPETGRKVNQHIGGGTKFDYFMIDFHRRGPTTPNDVYEERVLEVRRDPNRSCYIALVAGKNGKRWILATENMRAGQLITTSCYIPPHPIVGVEGCAYPLGALAPGSIVNCVERFPNLESNTEKDVFIKIAGSSGQVVRTQGEFVIVKLPHKHEFALHKTCMATIGKLSNSEFHNLIYGSAQMHRRFGYKMASGLYHKKDGYSGRKIRALPAVRTLDKPDEAPNEKYNFTLTKRQLSGLFGVANSHSLITSFHTYRYPKNY; this is encoded by the coding sequence ATGTTTGCTTCAGTGaggaataattttaaatcaattatttttaatccaaatacaagtaaaaattttgagattatttgtaaaagaaCCTATCCAGCTAGGGGTACTAAACCATTACCACAGTATTTATGGGATGAAGAacatcttaaaaaaataacaaatggAGAATATACACATAAACCTTTACGTGTCAATAGATTAGGTGGTAGAAATCCAGAGACAGGAAGAAAAGTAAATCAACATATTGGAGGTGGAACtaaatttgattattttatgatagaTTTTCATCGTCGTGGTCCAACAACACCTAATGATGTTTATGAAGAAAGAGTTCTTGAAGTTCGTAGAGACCCAAATAGGAGTTGTTATATTGCTCTTGTTGCAGGTAAAAATGGAAAAAGATGGATTTTAGCAACAGAAAATATGAGAGCAGGCCAATTAATAACAACTTCCTGTTATATACCACCTCATCCAATTGTTGGAGTAGAAGGTTGTGCTTATCCACTTGGAGCATTAGCTCCTGGTTCAATTGTTAATTGTGTTGAGAGATTCCCTAATTTAGAATCTAATACCGAAAAAgatgtttttattaagatTGCTGGTAGTTCTGGACAAGTAGTTAGAACTCAGGGTGAATTtgttattgttaaattacCTCATAAACATGAATTTGCTCTTCATAAAACATGTATGGCTACTATTGGTAAACTATCAAATAGTGAATTTCATAATCTTATATATGGTTCAGCACAAATGCATAGGCGTTTTGGATATAAGATGGCTTCTGGATTATATCACAAAAAGGATGGTTATTCTGGTAGAAAAATTAGAGCATTACCTGCAGTTAGAACTCTTGATAAACCTGATGAGGCACCAAATGAAAAGTATAACTTTACTTTGACTAAAAGACAATTAAGTGGTCTTTTTGGTGTAGCCAATTCTCATTCTTTAATTACTAGTTTCCATACTTATAGATAccctaaaaattattaa
- a CDS encoding Brain protein I3 family-containing protein → MSINEKFPYPSESAGYPQLGTNQHEMIPQSVTPQFGFQQTITQPIPTHQSPFNQFKQNIPQMNDPNEPPPPYVPQILSPLTHPTPVAIQIPITQQIPNPNIVINNENDNIAGRGGLNAQNPEQIAALINMKIVKCPFCGMGTLKQSIKYRQMIIFCLITVFFFPFGLLIWCCLCCNNVHKRTCTNCNVEA, encoded by the exons ATGtctataaatgaaaaatttccATATCCTTCAGAATCTGCTGGGTACCCTCAATTAGGAACAAACCAACATGAAATGATACCCCAATCTGTAACTCCACAGTTTGGATTTCAACAAACCATTACCCAACCAATTCCTACTCATCAATCTCCTTTTAAtcaatttaaacaaaatataccACAGATGAATGATCCTAATGAACCACCACCACCATATGTTCCACAAATATTATCACCATTAACTCATCCAACACCAGTTGCAATACAAATACCCATAACACAAC aaattccTAATCCAAATATcgttataaataatgaaaatgataatatagcAGGAAGAGGTGGATTAAATGCTCAAAATCCAGAACAAATTGCGGCTTTAATCAACATGAAAATAGTTAAATGTCCTTTTTGTGGTATGGGTACATTAAAACAAAGTATCAAATACCGTCAGATGATTATTTTTTGCCTCATAacagtatttttttttccttttggTCTTCTTATCTGGTGTTGTCTTTGTTGCAATAATGTTCATAAAAGAACATGTACAAATTGTAATGTGGAAGcttaa